From a single Pseudomonadota bacterium genomic region:
- the grpE gene encoding nucleotide exchange factor GrpE, giving the protein MDEPVKKKGRKKRGLTPFFHFFSRGLRSLYGESENITVKTSEDVPVTKEVKEVDEITAGIGRGSDDDGSSIPDWRRQIEEQCQSWLDSLEEKPPIEPEKLPPEVDVDHPDLYGFYAELCAVRHEFRKQSRRTNDGLSRFGGVLDEFEEVISRLQARLDQADEAKRQAEDMEVKRAVFLPLVDLFDRFQRLEKRLAVPPPMGFFAVGRRRRQAWENVGDGFAILRDHFAALLRQAEVEPVQTVGQVFDPGSMKVVAVEETAAAPADVVLAELAAGYRYRGWVLRLAEVKVAKNKKSNENK; this is encoded by the coding sequence ATGGATGAGCCAGTGAAAAAAAAGGGTCGAAAAAAAAGGGGTCTGACCCCTTTTTTTCACTTTTTCAGTCGCGGATTACGATCTCTGTATGGTGAGAGTGAAAATATCACCGTTAAAACTTCCGAGGATGTCCCGGTTACCAAAGAAGTTAAAGAGGTTGACGAGATAACCGCTGGTATCGGCCGCGGCTCTGATGATGACGGATCCTCGATTCCGGACTGGCGGCGGCAGATTGAAGAACAATGTCAGTCCTGGTTGGATTCCCTCGAAGAAAAGCCGCCGATTGAGCCGGAAAAATTGCCACCAGAGGTGGATGTGGACCATCCGGACCTCTATGGCTTTTATGCTGAACTTTGTGCTGTTCGCCATGAATTTCGCAAACAATCCCGGCGAACGAATGATGGCCTGTCCCGCTTCGGTGGTGTCCTGGATGAATTTGAAGAGGTGATCAGCCGTTTGCAGGCCAGGTTGGATCAGGCTGATGAAGCGAAACGGCAGGCGGAGGATATGGAGGTGAAAAGGGCTGTTTTTCTGCCCCTGGTGGATTTATTCGATCGTTTTCAGCGACTGGAAAAGCGGCTGGCGGTGCCGCCGCCGATGGGATTTTTTGCCGTCGGCCGTCGTCGTCGGCAGGCCTGGGAAAATGTCGGTGATGGTTTTGCCATCCTCCGGGATCACTTTGCCGCCCTGTTGCGGCAAGCCGAAGTGGAACCGGTGCAGACCGTCGGTCAGGTCTTTGATCCCGGTTCCATGAAGGTGGTGGCGGTGGAAGAAACGGCTGCTGCTCCCGCGGATGTGGTGCTGGCGGAACTGGCGGCCGGTTACCGCTATCGGGGGTGGGTGTTGCGGCTGGCGGAAGTAAAGGTGGCTAAAAACAAAAAAAGTAACGAGAATAAATAA
- a CDS encoding J domain-containing protein has protein sequence MTPYEILGIDLQADDQAVRQAYLKLVRSFPPDRHPERFQLIHDAYELLRDEESRMRHYLFDLEPGMPLPFAVLRENPAIEEARVPPDFNRLQEYLRRWMSQ, from the coding sequence ATGACCCCTTATGAGATTTTAGGTATTGATCTCCAGGCCGATGATCAGGCTGTCCGCCAGGCCTATCTGAAGCTGGTTCGGAGTTTCCCGCCGGATCGTCACCCGGAGCGGTTTCAGTTGATTCATGATGCCTACGAACTGCTGCGGGATGAGGAAAGCCGGATGCGTCATTACCTGTTTGACCTGGAGCCGGGCATGCCGCTGCCTTTCGCGGTTCTGCGGGAAAATCCAGCCATTGAAGAAGCCCGCGTGCCGCCGGATTTCAACCGATTACAGGAGTACCTTCGTCGATGGATGAGCCAGTGA